The genome window AGCCCGCGAGGCCCTGGTGGAGGCGGCAAAGGCCAACTACTGGCCCGACCTCTTCCTGGGGGGCTACGTCTCCGCCGCCTACGCCGACAAGCGGACCCGCATCGACAACCCCTTCGTGCCCGACGACTTCAACCACGTCTGGGCCGGCATCGCCCTGGGGGTCAAGTGGAAGCTCGACTTCGGCATCACCGGCGCCAAGGTGGCGGGTGAACGGGCCCAGTACAACCGGCTCCTGTCCACCAGGGCCTACGCCGACGAGTTCATCCCGCTCCAGATCCGCAAGGCGTGGCTTGAGGCAAGGGAGTCCGAGGCGAGCGCCGCCGCCATGAAAGAGGCGTACACCAACGCCAAGCGCTGGGTGGTGGCCTCCGTGGCCAACTACGACTTCGGCATCGGACCGGCCCAGGAGATCTTCGACGGGCTCCAGAACTACGCCCGCATGCGCGCCGCTTACTTCCAGGCCGTTTACAACCAGAACATGGCCCTGGCCCGGCTCGACCACGCCGTGGGCCAGGCTCCCCTGAACTGAGTACCAGGAGGTCTTTGTTCCATGAAATGGATCCTGTTCCCCATCCTCGCCCTCTCTTTGGCCGTTGCCGGCACTGCCCTGGCCCAGTCAAGCCCCACCGAGACGGTGAAGAAGACCGTTGACGACGTCATCAGGGTCGTGTCGGACAAGGAGCTGAAAAAGCCCCAGAACGAGAAGCGGCGACGCCAGGAGATCAAGCGGGCCATCGGCGCGGTGTTCGACTCCACCGAAATGGCCCAGCGCGCCATGGCGCGCCACTGGCGCGACCGGAGCGCCGCCGAGAAAAAAGAGTTCGTGGAGCTCTTCGAGAGCCTGTTGGAGAACTCCTACGCCGGCAAGATCGAGTCCTACAACCAGGAGAAGGTGGTGTACCTGAAGGAGGCCATCGACGGCGAGTATGCCGAGGTCAGGAGCAAGATCGTCACTGCCCGGCGCGACGAGTATTCCCTCGACTACCGCCTCATGCTCAAGGGGGGCAAGTGGGTGGTCTACGACATCGTCATCGAGGGGGTGAGCCTCGTCTCCAACTACCGGACCCAGTTCAACAAGATCATCTCCAACCAGGGGTACGCGGAGCTGGTGAAAAAACTGCGCTCCAAGCACCAGGAGATCAGCATGCCATAGGATTGCCGCGGCCTGAACGACATCACCACGGGGAGAGGCCACTCTCCCCGTTTTTTTCAAACGGTGCCCGTTTCTCCGCCACATGGGCCCCTTGCATAATCCGCTGCGTTCCGCTAGAGTGTGACTGTTGCATTTACGCCACACCTCGGACGGCCCATGGACAGACAGACCACGGATAGTACGCCTGCCGCAACGCCTGCCGAACGGGAGCGGATCAAGCGGCGCCGCGAAGGGATCGTCATCGCCCTGTCGGTGCTCCTGATCCTGGTCCTGACCCGGGTGGAGATCCACCTGTCGCGCATCAGCTCCGATGTGCCGATGGGGAGCAACTTCCTGATCTTCGGCGTCATCAACGTCATCATCCTCCTGATCATCCTCCTGATCTACCTCCTGTTCCGCAACGTGGCAAAGCTCTTGATGGAGCGGCGGGGCAAGGCCCTGGGGGCCAACCTGCGCACGAAGCTCGTCATCGCCTTCGTGAG of Geobacter anodireducens contains these proteins:
- a CDS encoding organic solvent tolerance ABC transporter substrate-binding protein, which codes for MKWILFPILALSLAVAGTALAQSSPTETVKKTVDDVIRVVSDKELKKPQNEKRRRQEIKRAIGAVFDSTEMAQRAMARHWRDRSAAEKKEFVELFESLLENSYAGKIESYNQEKVVYLKEAIDGEYAEVRSKIVTARRDEYSLDYRLMLKGGKWVVYDIVIEGVSLVSNYRTQFNKIISNQGYAELVKKLRSKHQEISMP